The Carassius carassius chromosome 9, fCarCar2.1, whole genome shotgun sequence genome includes a region encoding these proteins:
- the LOC132149751 gene encoding small ribosomal subunit protein uS7m-like, giving the protein MAISFINMMMQDGNKILARGIMTQTLETIKRKQVEKYHKSPAAKREEMSVIHTALENCKPIISPTRKKEILIRNKRYGQALGTTSNLYHYIESYSESLFLQVPVSLTDNRRCFLATKWMITECRDNKHRCTHMYEKLSQELLAAFANEGNIVKRKHDLHKMAEANRAHAHYCWW; this is encoded by the exons ATGGCAATCTCC TTCATCAACATGATGATGCAAGATGGCAACAAAATCCTTGCTAGAGGAATCATGACACAG ACTCTGGAGACTATAAAGAGAAAACAGGTGGAGAAATACCACAAATCTCCTGCAGCCAAGAGAGAAGAGATGAGTGTGATCCACACAGCCCTGGAGAACTGCAAACCCATCATCAGCCCAACCAGAAAGAAGGAAATTCTTATCAG AAACAAACGATACGGTCAAGCTTTAGGAACAACATCAAATCTCTATCACTATATTGAATCTTACTCTGAATCATTGTTCCTGCAGGTGCCCGTCTCTCTCACAGATAACCGGCGGTGTTTTCTGGCCACGAAGTGGATGATCACAGAATGCAGAGACAACAAACACCGCTGCACACACATGTACGAGAAACTCTCGCAGGAGCTGCTGGCCGCCTTCGCTAACGAGGGAAACATAGTGAAACGCAAACACGACCTTCACAAGATGGCTGAAGCCAACAGGGCACATGCACACTACTGCTGGTGGTAG
- the LOC132149621 gene encoding MIF4G domain-containing protein B, with amino-acid sequence MENSSKEEYKIQSFDLETQKLLKTALKDPGSVDLEKVSNVIVDQSLKDQIFSREAGRICYTIVQAEAKQTNGNVFRRNLLNRLQQEFKAREETRKRSTQEWVCLVSFICNIFDYLKVNNMPMMALVHPVYDCLFRLAQSDALQNEEEVDCLVLQLHRIGDQLEKMNMQLMDELFNLLRDGFLLQEDLSSMGRLLLLEILEFRAGGWTLSETAQKYYYSEVTD; translated from the exons ATGGAGAACTCATCTAAAGAAGAGTACAAGATCCAGTCGTTTGATTTGGAGACACAGAAACTCCTCAAAACTGCTTTGAAAG ACCCAGGTTCAGTTGACCTGGAGAAAGTGTCCAATGTAATAGTGGACCAGTCTCTGAAGGACCAGATCTTCAGCAGAGAGGCCGGACGCATCTGTTACACGATTGTCCAG GCAGAGGCTAAGCAGACCAATGGTAATGTGTTTCGGCGTAATCTTCTGAACCGACTGCAGCAGGAATTTAAAGCCAGAGAGGAGACACGGAAGAGATCCACTCAGGAGTGGGTTTGTCTCGTATCCTTCATCTGCAACATCTTTGACTACCTCAAG GTGAACAACATGCCCATGATGGCCCTTGTGCACCCCGTGTATGACTGTTTGTTCAGACTGGCCCAGTCCGATGCCCTGCAGAATGAGGAGGAG gTGGACTGTCTGGTGTTACAGTTGCACCGAATCGGAGATCAGCTGGAGAAGATGAACATGCAGCTCATGGATGAGCTGTTCAATCTGCTGAGGGATGGATTCCTCCTGCAGGAGGACCTGAGCTCCATGGGCCGCCTGCTCCTGCTCGAGATCCTTGAGTTTCGTGCGGGAGGCTGGACTCTCAGCGAAACGGCTCAGAAATACTACTACAGCGAAGTGACGGACTGA
- the LOC132149615 gene encoding uncharacterized protein LOC132149615, translating into MFFQCVLMLIFVISDDTLGFKVRGPSGPLFVPLRGSATLLCYVEMPLEKVKVVWSRTDSETLVHLYQDGESRPEEQHKDYHHRAHFFTDQIQHGNFSLRLDNLTAEDKGVYRCKVYSQQLADKTLVEIKDVERLLVSGSDRSVSSYDGEDVTLNCSVDSHIKPEHIEVSWIRTDGDILVLLFQNNETLPDSSDEQYRDRVEFFTAEIPKGNFSLRLKSVRTEDKGVYMCQVFAGGLSANASVELEQLGFSWLHITVLILCIVAPGSAHPSWLVYSRAGNQDRRLSLQDCLFLCPAITMLLASIIWFVIEGFLYETVSCCMLYVLGPLRLFWVKPLTTGLPDKILKYIMISHADHAALMAVMYSVLLAEHFPNISTVFITSSFGLLVLMCLLFITQLGKEKVLSCSGESSRRMFSKVQHFVATCGFSGLPSLQLALLLYTHSASGAVFIITALPTLHWLLHLICIEHSAVKHCLHCLYILIWLMMIVMTAVMGYFYIMLLRNEKADAGPVCVAGFVQALWVLAFSNVPVYYEKLRMRKILFLYGSAGLVLVNSAALMTELIMKAVHGVRLLGDLRIVVLLSEWLFTVTLLVLSVVASWKAAGTESQKASQVSTDNGTPDTNHTSIDMTQKIGESHEMETLRNVAGNNEEHQEEEINLQ; encoded by the exons atGTTCTTTCAGTGTGTTTTGATGCTCATCTTCGTAATATCTGACG ATACCCTGGGGTTTAAGGTCCGAGGTCCCTCTGGTCCTCTGTTTGTTCCTCTGAGAGGTTCAGCCACTTTACTTTGTTATGTTGAGATGCCTTTAGAGAAAGTGAAAGTTGTGTGGAGCAGAACAGACTCAGAGACACTGGTTCATCTGTATCAAGATGGTGAGAGTCGACCAGAGGAACAGCACAAAGATTATCATCATAGAGCTCATTTCTTTACTGATCAGATTCAGCATGGAAACTTCTCCCTCCGTCTGGACAATCTGACAGCTGAAGACAAAGGTGTTTACAGATGTAAAGTTTACAGTCAGCAGCTCGCTGACAAAACTTTAGTTGAAATAAAAGATGTTG AGCGTTTGCTAGTATCAGGATCAGATCGGTCTGTATCTTCATATGATGGTGAGGACGTCACTCTGAACTGCTCTGTAGACTCTCACATTAAACCTGAACACATTGAGGTTTCATGGATAAGAACCGATGGAGATATTCTGGTTCTGCTCTTCCAAAACAATGAGACTTTACCAGATTCATCAGATGAACAATACAGAGACAGAGTTGAGTTCTTCACTGCTGAAATCCCCAAAGGAAACTTCTCTCTCAGACTGAAGAGTGTCAGAACTGAGGATAAAGGAGTTTACATGTGTCAAGTGTTTGCTGGAGGACTTTCAGCCAATGCATCTGTAGAACTGGAGCAACTGG GTTTCTCTTGGCTACACATAACTGTGTTGATTCTCTGTATTGTTGCGCCTGGATCTGCGCATCCCTCCTGGCTCGTTTATTCCAGAGCAGGAAATCaag ACAGAAGGCTGAGTCTTCAAGATTGTCTTTTCCTTTGCCCGGCTATAACTATGCTGTTGGCTTCAATCATATGGTTTGTTATTGAAG GTTTTCTGTATGAGACCGTCTCTTGCTGTATGCTCTATGTTCTGGGGCCTCTGAGGTTGTTTTGGGTGAAACCATTAACCACAGGTTTGCcag ATAAAATCTTGAAGTATATCATGATTTCACATGCCGATCATGCAGCATTAATGGCAGTGATGTATTCAG TACTTTTAGCTGAACATTTTCCAAACATCAGCACAGTCTTCATCACATCCAGCTTTGGTTTGCTTGTCCTGATGTGTCTCCTCTTCATTACAC agttaGGTAAAGAGAAGGTGCTGTCATGTTCTGGAGAGTCGAGCAGAAGGATGTTCAGTAAAGTTCAACACTTTGTGGCTACTTGTGGCTTTTCAGGGCTGCCTTCATTACAGCTCGCCCTCCTGCTCTACACTCATTCTGCCTCCGGTGCAG TCTTCATCATTACGGCTCTTCCAACGCTTCATTGGTTGCTTCATCTCATTTGTATTGAACATAGTGCAGTTAAACACT GTCTACATTGTCTGTATATATTAATATGGCTGATGATGATTGTGATGACTGCAGTAATGGGGTATTTTTACATTATGCTCttgagaaatgaaaaag CTGATGCAGGACCGGTCTGTGTGGCAGGATTTGTTCAAGCCTTGTGGGTGCTTGCATTTTCCAATGTTCCAGTCTATTATGAAA AGCTTCGCATGAGGAAAATATTGTTCCTGTATGGATCAGCTGGTCTTGTTTTAGTGAACTCGGCTGCACTGATGACAGAACTGATAATGAAAGCAG TTCATGGTGTGCGTCTGCTGGGAGATTTGAGAATCGTTGTCCTTCTATCTGAGTGGCTCTTTACTGTAACACTGCTGGTTTTATCCGTTGTTGCATCAT GGAAAGCTGCCGGAACTGAGTCTCAGAAGGCTTCTCAG GTGTCGACAGATAATGGGACTCCTGATACAAATCATACAAGTATAGATATGACCCAGAAGATTGGAGAATCCCATGAAATGGAAACTCTGAGAAACGTAGCTGGGAACAATGAGGAGCATCAAGAAGAAGAGATCAACTTACAGTAA